TCTGCCCTCAAGTCAAAGCTGATGTTGCTTCCTTGACTTAAACATACGCCATAACTCTAAAGATAATGTTTTTATCACTGATATAAGTGGGAAATCTTCACACAGGGGTCTAGTGGCGTTGACAACTTTAATCATGATACGATATTATATCGATTCACTGGATGATTGTCAATATCACAATATCAGATTTGATTCAAGATCAAGTAATGCTATGAAACAATATCACATGCAGATTTAACACAATCCCTTCCATCCATGtctaatcttaaaaaaaaaaaaaacagctaaaatataatttattccaTCCCCATCCTGTCATGGAAGACGGTCGCCCTTGCAAAGCCTGGTTTAGGATCCTATGATTTCCATGATGTGGAAAACTTGGACGTAGGGACTCAGTGATGGCAAAGTTAtccaagaaataaaaagatgctTCCCTAAGtgtctctggaaaaaaaatgaaaaagctgccTCTCCTTTTTAGTGAAGCATTACAAACGAGGAGGAGTGTTGTCAGAAAACCAGAACAGCTTCTATCAGGGTGTttgagctgcaggtggaggcgtCCTGAGGAAGATCCGTGGGAAAAAAATATCAGCCGACAAAACTACTTGTTGGAGAGACTGTTGTGTATTTATTCGTAGGACTAATGAATACTAGTTCTTGAGAGATGCTTTTTATGGCAGGGGTGCTTATTTTGGCACAACACCGGCTTATTTAACAGTGATTTCAGATTGTCATTGCAGCTGCAGGTTTGAATCCCGGCCTCCTGCCTCTGATCCCCTCCAGCTACTGTGTCATAAAGGCCTCCAGAGCTAAAATAATTACATCTTTAAGAAAAgatattttcttattaaaatgGTGATATTTTAAACGTCCCACATGATTAGACACCTGGAAAACAGCCAGTTACAGGTACAGAATGCAGAGGGAAAACGTGGAATCTGGGAAAAAATCAAACAGATTTCGTACTGGTTTTGCTGGAGTTTCCTCTTTTTGTTAAAGTTTTTCCTTTCATACTGCTGGACTGAcatggatcatataatggatttgttttaattggattataattacACAATGAACTGGACTAGATCTGTAAAAGATCCTTGAGATGACTTTATCGTGAACTGGTGCTATATAAATTAGCTCAATtggacatttaaatgaaaaacaattaatgttTGATTACTAGTTTTCATTTGGATCAATGCTGTTAGCTCGATCACAATCTATGTATTATTGAATTCCTAATACAGTATTTTCTCCCTTTTCCATGAAAAAGCTACTCAAATAATAAGCTGAATATTAAAATAGTTGCCAGTCTTTGTCTACATATCAGCTCAGCTGTGTTTTAACCCACAGCTGGTGTGTAAACACTAGCTGCTGAAACTAGAAACATTTGAACTGGAACATAAGGGTGCAGCCTCTGTCAGTTGTCCTCAAAGAAACCATTCAGAAAAGCACACATTTTCTCAGCCCTTCTGTTTACTGTTTCTCCGGTTTGGAAGTGGCGTATGTGGTGCCATGTGCATGTGCACGAGTTTGGCCTCCATCACATGTCAGACGGCCTTGAGTAACCTTGCGTGGCAGGATTAGGACAGTTCGTTCTGTTGCTTTTTCAAGTCCTGCCAAGTAGTGCGGAGTGCTTTCGTTTGGAGCACCTGAACGCATCACTTCCTCCTTTAAATCAGAGGCGCCTGCTGAGTGTGCTGAGACCTGCTGGTCAGCTGCTTCATGCTCACCATATGGCCACCTTCACATAcagcagagaagaaaagagatgaGTCAGATTTCAGCCAAAAATGTCTTTAGTCACAGTTCTGTTTTGAGCTTTTGGAAGGTTCTGGAGCAACATGAGGGCAAGCAGTGAAAACtgctattaaaaataaatgataactAAGTGATGAGAGTGAAAAGGAGGCCGATGACGCCTCTCAGTTTACAGTTTTCCATGTGCTGCTACTTTGACGCTGTTGTTTCCACGTGGAGCTGCTCGGCCGTGCAGAGGCGTTGATGCGCGTCTGTGCTGAGTTGGTCCGAGTCATCATGTTACTCAGTCACCACGCTTCCTCAGCCAGGTCAGGCCTCAGGTCACAGGCCTGTTCGTACGCACATCATTATTACAGGAGGAGGTCAGGCTGCACTTTTTTGCATGTAAAGTAAATATTTAGTCACCAGGCTGattctttttttacttctacTGTTAAGAAGGAATGCATGGAAAGATAAATATAGCACTAATCTGtcattcttttacttttttttttttttttttttttttacaattcttTCAAAATCTGAAAGGCTTGATCAGGTCTGATGAGAAGAGAACCTGCAGCAAATCTTTCAGTCTGAGAGTTGCACATTTCGTTTTTAGGCTTTCAGAACCTGaatctgttgttttaaatgttagagccaaaataatttaaactgatACGACATTTACTCATTTTCCACTGCTTTCTTCTACCTctattataattataaatattgttttttgtttgtttgttgtttttttttttgttttttttttggttcaaaTAAAAGGAGCCATGGATCCTGTGACTTTATGtattatagatagatagatagatagaatcaagtttagaaaagaaaaaggagaaaaatttgGTATAAAGCAAAACTGTTTTTCCAAGAAAACCATTTATAGACCTCACCAGGTTGtagatgtttatttaatttgacatgtatttttttattaaggttTATGATCcttgtaaaaattaaataaaataactgtgaAGAAAACAGCAGAGACCCTTGTTGTGGAGCTTCATGGCCATGCGTCATTACTCTTGGTGTCCAGTGGCTTCCTGACTCCTCCTTCGGTCTCAGAGATGATTAACACAGATGTGTCTAAAACACTAAGCAGGTGACTCCGGTGCTGATGTGAAACTTAACACAAACCTCCTGCGATGACCTCTGCAGATTCTCAGAGGAACTTTAGACTCGACTCAGACACGCGCCCATGTGATGTCACAGCCATGTGATGTCACAGCCATGTGGGCGGCGCTCATTGGAGCAGGGTGTCAGTATTCAGAAATGCAGCTGAGATCTGCAACACAGCGTCATGCTGTGTAGTGTAGATAAATGCCATGTTCACATGTGGAATAATTTAGTGttttatcattaatattaaactttgtttggttttaaacaCCATGAGAGTCTCACTGTGTTTCACACAAAAACTTTATGAAGGAAAAACCCTTAAACacgttttcttgtttttgattttccaggatgtttttttttttttttttttttttttgcacatttttcagTAAATTCTTAAGCTCATAAAATTTTTCTCtatgtcctcttttttttgtttcaacagAACAAGAGTCCTCAGGGCCTGGTGGGTTTGAAAAACCTGGGAAACACGGTAAGTTTAGCCTTCTGCGTCATAAATCTCCCACTGAAGACGCTCATTTTGCTGTGAATCCGTGCTTACTTCTGTGGggttttttctttgcagtgttTCATGAACTCCATCCTCCAGTGTCTGAGCAACACCTCAGAACTGAGGGACTACTGCCTTAGAAACGGCCATCACACAGACCTCAACAACAACATTAGGACAGCTCTCATGGAAGGTAGGATGAGCTCCTGACCTACTAAACCACACATCAGCAGTCCGATGACTCAAGTTAAATCACTTTATGGATCAGCAGCAAGTCACATATTATCAGCTTTTATGGATTTTTACATTCTCTGGTCACCTAATCAAGGACAAACAGCTGCAATCAGCTCACTGTAAATGTTGCATTCTCAATTTGGTGGATCTTTACTAGCTTTCCTGACTCTATCGGCCACATTTTAACCAATGCACTGAGCTGGATAGGGTTGCAGGTGACCCACTTTTAGTTTTAGATGTGTTACGTTATCACACTATAGATGAAATGACTGGTTTCATCTGCAGATGAGGACCAGAAGACGCAGAGTTTCTCTCAGAATATTACGGTGAGGTGGCAGATTCATGCACTTGAACTCACCAGCCACTTCTCTCTGCCTCAGATTTTGCAAAGCTGACTCAGAGACTGTGGACCACCGCAAGCAATGAGGCCATCAGCCCCTCTGATTTCAGAAGCCAGATCCAGAGGGTTGCTCCAAAATTTGTTGGCTGCAAGTAagtcttcttttcttcctcacacATTTAACAAATAATTACTAAACCAAGAAGTCTGTCCCCCCCGCAGTCAGCAGGATGCTCAGGAATTCCTGCGCTTCTTATTGGACGGCCTTCATAATGAGGTGAACAGAGTGACGATCCAGCCAGCGGTGTCCATCCAGGACTTTGACCACCTATTGTAAGTCTGCACATCAGCTTCTTCTTGCTTCTGTCCTCAATGAGTCACTTATAACCAGGGGGTTGGGGTGTCTCAGACACACTTCCCTGCTCATAAAGCGCTGCGGTGTGCGTAATCAGGCTGTAATGATTAAAGGAAAAAGCAAGATGGGAATTAACTTTATGTGTAATTAGACAGTAGAGTTTTCAGTCTTTGGGAATGAACCCAGCTGGTTTCATTTGCAGGGATGATGAAAAAGGAAGGAGAATGTGGAACATGTACTTGGAAAGAGAAGACAGCAAAGTTGTGGGTAAGTGACTTCTAAAAGCTGCAGAATGACCTTTAAGCATCCGTTTTGTTTCTGATGGGTGTATTTTTCCGTCCTGCTCGCAGACCTCTTTGTAGGACAGCTGAAAAGCTCTCTAACCTGCACCGTTTGCGGCTTCCGCTCCACCGTGTTTGACCCCTTTTGGGACCTGTCGATACCAATTGCAAAGGTCAGCATTCCTCTCATTCCTGTCACAAACACTCTGACTTCATGTTCGGATCCAGAAGCCGAAGCCTGGATTTTCATTGAACTGAACAATTTTTTCCACCTGTGTTTTCCTGCTTAATAAGCAGCTAATGAAGCTGTTTCTCTCCACAGAAGAACTCAGGCGAAGTGACTCTCAAAGACTGTTTAAAACTCTTCACAAAAGAAGATGTGTTGGACGGAGAGGAGAGACCGGTAAGGCCCTCACATAGATACAAAGACGTGTCATCTTCCTATAAAAGTCGCATTTTACCTGGATTatacagcagcagcacatcATGACCCACCGTTTGTTTCTTCCTTAGACATGCAACAAATGCAAAGCCAGAAGAAAATGCACCAAAAGGTTCAGCATCCAGAAGTTCCCTCAGATTCTTGTGCTCCGTATCCTTTTCTTTGAACTATTATTTTCCAGCTCATTTAAAGGCACACGCTACATGGTTCAGCCTGCACATGCATGGgtatttttgctgtttgtagGTGGTGACGAGTTTTATTATTTCTGGTTCATCACTGATGGATTGGGGCATTTCCTTCTCTCCACCTCCATgtggagctcagagtagagctgctgctccacatttgaaagaaaaacgGCAAAGATGCTTCGTCCATCTGACTAGGATGTCTCCTCCtttctgagttttctttttttgttgtttgtttgtttttttgttttttttagagcagatAAAACGGGGAAAATCCAAACACACTGGAGGAATAAAATATCCCCTCTGGCCTGGTCAGAGGTAGTTCCTAAACCATGGCAAAGATTAAACCCACACTATTTCaatatgtattcatttatttttaaaacatgactgtatatttaaaaaatactggCCCTCGCTGTAATCTtttttagatgaaaaattcCTTATCATGAACTTTATTTCCTGTACAAAATCCTCAGATAAATCCAGTTTCCACTTGCTAAAGCTAAAAGTTATTGTTGAGCTCTGCAGTTAGTGAAGCTGAAAGGAGATCGAATGCGGGCATATGAAGCCACCTCACCCTCcccagcaaagcaaagcaaactgtgcaaataaacatttttcttgcagtttttcatttcttcactACATCTGCATCTTAGCTCTCCTTTTTAAGGTCTGCTACTCAAAAAGTCCCAACTGCTCTTCTTATCCATGTTTGATCCAAACATTGCACTCAGCGCATGCTGGTTCTTTTTACTGATACCTTGTCATGTGACAGTAAAACCTTGTGAGAACTCTGCAGCTGCTtaactctgattggctgaatgctGATCTCTCCTGTCTTGTGCCTCAGTTTTGTCTGGAAGAGTCTTTGTGACACAGTGGCaccaaaaactaaaattttCATCTCCAATTCCTAAGAATAATTCAGTTTAAGAGTTATTGTCCTGTCAGTGGGGAGAAAGTGGTGCTTTTgcatatcatatatatatatatatatatatatatatatatatatatatatatatatatatatatatatatatatatatatatatatatataattttaaaaatgtgatttgatAGTTTTCTGAAGGAACTGTTCTTTCTACAAGTCTTTCTTTTGCCATTATGAGCACACCTGTGTTTGTAAACTTTGACCGACTCCATAATCTTTTTACTCTTTACCTCTTACATAACTTGCAGATTTCACAGGCCATGAAATCTACCAAGAATTCAAACCCTCCTAAACCAACAGTGCAAGGTGGCTGCTTATTTTTCTAAACAACATACCAGGCAAGCGTTATCAAGACATGTTCAGCAGTGATGTTAAAAAGTAAAGTCAGAACTACAAACCAGTTAATTCAATAGTGGCATCGGTGGGAGGGAACCGCTTTGTCTCATATGGACTTTGTAACTTTGCAGACCTTTATGCACAGCAAGCCACGTGTCAGGGAAAAGCCAAATAGTTAATAAAGCTATACTAGGGTAAACGTAGAGTCACACACAGTTCAGTCATCTCCCTTTTAAAGCAGTTTCTGCTCCTTCACTCAGCTTTCCTCTCAGATCTGAAGCGCTTCTCAGACTCAAACGTCCGAGTCAGCAAACTCTCCACCCATGTCGACTTTCCTGTCAAAGATCTGGATTTGAGGGAGTTTTCTGCAGACAGCAGCGGTGAGTGCTGTCATCTGAGAAGGGAGATCAGGCTGAGTGGGAGCTTTACAGTGTTGAATGACCGTTGTGTTGTCTCTTCCTGCAGAGCGTCCCGTGTATAACCTGTATGCAGTATCCAACCACACTGGAAACACCCTGGGAGGCCATTACACAGCCTACTGCAAGAACCCGGCACTGGGGGAGTGGTATAGCTTCAATGACTCCAGGTATCAAATCTCACATCATCAAGTTACTTTGCCACCTTATCAGATGGAGCCTGGTAACCGGGTTTCCCTAACTCTAACCATCAGTGGTTGGAGGCTTATGGAAACAGATGCGTTCATTCACAGCACAGCTCACTGCGGTGTGTGATGTGTGTTCTGTGCAGGGTGAGCCCAATTCCCTCCAACCAGGTTCGCAGCAGCAACGCCTACGTCCTTTTCTACGAGTTGGCCGCCTCCTCGCACAACAAATATCAGATCTGTCGGCTGTAGCTGTGAAGAGGAGGCTTGGTAAGCTGTAGCTCGACTGGGCCTGAAGATGTGTTCAGATGCAGGGAGAGACCGCCATCTAGTGGAGGGAGTCCTGCCATTACATACGGAGAATGACAGGTGTGTGGCTGAAGACGAAGCATCTCCTGACCTTCATGTCAGTGAAAGTAAAAAGTGGAAAACCCAAAGCTCATATGTTGGGTGGagctaaaacaaaacagctgagtTAAAACTTTGAAACTCAGAAAAAAGACCTTTTACAGCCATTTCTGGACCTGAATTTCTACCTACTCATGTCTAAATGTGCATTAGTGAGAACTGGTCTCACACATGAGCTGCAATACataatttattctatttaatatGATGTTTGCACTTTGGAGCGGGACTGTATATGtaatttaaataagatttttgGCTCCACCAATAGTGAGAGGATGTTTTATGTAAACTTGCATCTTATTTTTGTACAGTATTTATAGACCTTGCAGCAATTTTACTGTGGGAAAACACACCAAAGCAGCTGTGAGATATGATGTTGCTGACTTTACATACAAGTCATTTCAAAGccaataaatcaattaaattaatcttttacttgtgttgtgtgttggttTTTATTGAACTGCAGTTTGTTCAGCCTGGGAAAGAGAGGCGAAGGACTCATCTGTTGTAAGCCGTTCAGCTGGAGCTGGTAGAGCAAAGCAACCTGGAAGCAAAAGAATGAGCACAAATCTCTGCTTGTGAAATAATGCATCCAACAAACAACTTTTGTGATCAATAGATCATCAATATGCAATATTTTGGGAGCTTTTCAAAGC
The sequence above is a segment of the Melanotaenia boesemani isolate fMelBoe1 chromosome 15, fMelBoe1.pri, whole genome shotgun sequence genome. Coding sequences within it:
- the LOC121653957 gene encoding ubiquitin carboxyl-terminal hydrolase 2-like; translation: MPSLRHSYTVTVPEQPAAVPLDKIDLRSKNPSLSRSALVSTIKGLIINPAKNKSPQGLVGLKNLGNTCFMNSILQCLSNTSELRDYCLRNGHHTDLNNNIRTALMEDFAKLTQRLWTTASNEAISPSDFRSQIQRVAPKFVGCNQQDAQEFLRFLLDGLHNEVNRVTIQPAVSIQDFDHLLDDEKGRRMWNMYLEREDSKVVDLFVGQLKSSLTCTVCGFRSTVFDPFWDLSIPIAKKNSGEVTLKDCLKLFTKEDVLDGEERPTCNKCKARRKCTKRFSIQKFPQILVLHLKRFSDSNVRVSKLSTHVDFPVKDLDLREFSADSSERPVYNLYAVSNHTGNTLGGHYTAYCKNPALGEWYSFNDSRVSPIPSNQVRSSNAYVLFYELAASSHNKYQICRL